Sequence from the Mytilus galloprovincialis chromosome 10, xbMytGall1.hap1.1, whole genome shotgun sequence genome:
CCATTTCTAAATATTCATCAAATAATCCCATCTTTGGTTGATCAGCTAAGTTATAATCCTGCTCCCATCGGGAATAAACAATGTCTTCTTTCTTCTCCTCGTTCTTTGCCTTCCTTGATTtaaaccacaccattatttttcTGAAATAGTTGAAAGACTCTTGGTTAAAGAATTGTTAGATCCCTTTCAAAAAAAGGTTTATTGTTTTCAtacatgaaattttataaaaaagaaatctgTTCATTGGTAGATATGTTGTTAAATGATagttttaacaattatttttactGCAAATATTCCAAATCACAATCAAGGGTCAAGCACATTAGTAATTCTATTACATTGTCTACTTTTTTATTCCATATAATAACCAATATTTGCAGAGATAAAAAAAGTTTCACTGAGAATTGCAAACTAAATACATCTGATATTTTCACATGAAACATAGTGTAAACAAAATTTCTATGAGAATTCTGGGCAAAACTCATGAATTTCAAACTATCTTCAGATGCAATGTAATACAGCAAAAATTTCCAGACTTTTTTTAACTGGATTAACAaaggaaataaaattaaaacatgttttctaTGACTTTTTCCATGGAAATAAAATTTGTCAGATGAAACTTACGGTAAAAGAATTTCTTTGAAATTATTGAGAGCTTGCTTTCCCACCATGATAATACCAAGCTGTATACAGACTTCTATCAGACAACCAGCAGGATCACACTACaaacatataaattattaatACTGTCAGTATCCAATCACCTTTGTGGTATTTAAATACTTATTGCCTGACCagtataaaaaattgtcaacacaatttgtccatttaaattgtacaataggtaTTGTGAGAGCTCATCAACCAATTTTTTAAACTGGTCAGGCAATAGGTAATTCACTACCACAAAGGTTATTGGATAAGCACAGTAACAGCTGCACAATGTATACAAatccttttttttattcttatcttaaggtattttaaagaaaaaagaaaatccttagaatCATTTCATACAACATCAAACTGTTGATTTTATCACGTTTTCTCCAAACTAAAAatgaatttatagaaaaattataaaatagccATGTTTAAAAGGCTACATGTGAGAATGTTTTAAGAATTACACAGAAGCATGGAAATTAGAGATGATCATTTTCCCACAAAGAGATCAAGGTCAGATCAGGTTGACATGGAAACCTTTCAATCACACCATAGAACAAACACAGTTGACCAATTTCTCATAGTAAATGAGAAACTGACCTATGCCAAAATACTTAAAGGTCAGGTGACTCCCATCACAATGCACATAATGTTTTATACACACCTCCTCTTGTCTTTTGTCCAGTAAACTGTAGTTATAATCTCCAGGTCGTCCAACAAACCTGTAATATTAAGGACAAAGTTATACACAAAGCAAGAAAATAGAACATTAGCCATAAGGAAGGTAAGTAAACTAATGATACTTAAAATATACTGCTTTGAGTTGGCATTATTATGTTTGAATTTCTATGAAAAGAAATAGAACACTGCAATGATGATAGTTGAAATGAAATGagcagaaattaaaaaaaaataactaaaacattTACATAAATATGACATTTTACATAGTTCATATTTTTATAGCCTCCTCATTTTGATATCTTGATAATTTTATTTAACCTACAAAAGTAAACTGTGCACATTGTTTACCAAGAAGTCCCTATTAATTAAGGTCTCAGATACTAAATTTAAGAGTAAAATAATGTATTCCCATTAAACAATGATATTAACAGATAATTAATGATGTTAAGTTATAATATTCCATACTTACTTCCCTTTGAAGAATGCAATATAAACAACAGTGGAGTAGTAATTGACAAACTGGAAGAGGAACATTTTAAATGTAAAGGCATCTTCCCATTCTGTCTGTGTACGATGTtgttctaaaaataaaacattgacaaTAAGAATATGTGTTTACAAGACAGATTCATAACCAAACAATTTTAACACAAAACCTCTAGAAATGatatattctttataaaacaaatgtgtaaaTTTAGGCAGTCTTAAAAAGTCATTAATTATTGCTATAGAAAAAATGTCCTGCAGTATATTTAGCATTGAGGACGAGTATAATCCCCTTTTCTAAACCCTAGATTTTTCCctgcaaaataaacaaatttatttacctAAATCAGTAAGGAATAAGGCTATTCTCCCATATACCtggaaataaaataatattgtaaATAACATGAGAACAAATTTGAGTAAAACACTATTCTATGTTGTCAATGGTCCATTAATGTTATATACAATAAGACATGTCAACTAATACCAATATATTTCTACAAGAAAATTTACTTTCCATTTAATATTATTACCAGGGAGATATTGCAGACTAGATATGCATAAAATTTCATGCAGGAGTTAAATTGTCTATCAGCAATAAGTTTTCCCTTCACCTCAATGTTGCTgatttgttcaaatatttttcttCCAGTTATAGCTTTCCATATTGTATGTGAATGCTATATACAATCAAATTACACCTGTTCAGTAGTTTGAATAGCATCAATGTATGAGTCTTTATAACTAATTTTCTTAAGGCAGCgaataagaaattttgaaattgCTTATATAAAGAATTTACTATCTACTTATTTTGTTTGTGAGTATACATTTTCTATCTAAATTAgtgtacaaatatatattttcatacttacaaaattaagaattaaGATGATGACAAAATTAATACATGCTGCTGTTACTGATGCTATAATTGTTGCCCTTGATTTGATAACGCCATCTGTACTGGCATAAAGAACTCCTGAGATCACTACACGGTAGAGAATAACACCAAATACTGCTGCCAATACAACACATAACTgcaaccaaaaaaatatatgatacaaaatattttcatgtcAGCTAATGACATAGAATAAATGACATAACTCTAAACATATAGTAACAAGAATGTGAACCAAgtatatcattttctatgttcagtggaccatgaataTTGGacaaaatatctaatttggcattaaaattagaaagatcatatcatagggatcaTGTTtaccaagtttgaagttgattggacttcaacttcatcaaaaactacctcaaccaaaaactttaacctgaagtgggacagatggacggacaaaCAGATGGACGaaaacagacggacgcacagaccagaaaacataatgcccataaattgggcataaaaatataatactATCTTATATAATGCTTAAACAACACAAAGTTGCACTTGGTAATTTTTCTTTGCCCAACATCATTACAAGCATCAGTTGCATTTCAAACAAGTATATGTTGcataaaacatgaatattttcaagaaattatgcaccaaaaaaacattttgaattatacTTTTTCTTCTTGCTCTCTTGAATGTGTATGGATAAATCTGTATTCATGGCTTCATCATAAATACTTAAATAAACTGATAATAACTGCCTCCAAATACATAAAATAAGCAACATTTTACATACTTTAGTGTTGTTCTCCAACTAAGACTCCTATTACagtttattcaaaattctgaccaaagtTCAATTTGTTTATGGACCCAAACTGTTCAACTGATCAGAAATTTTAACAAACCATTGagtcacaagagtgcacacactgaaatgtctcgccttctttactaatcattgatattatgttgatactcctaaatataaagctttattacaactgtcacataaacttaacattaaccaagaaaactaaacattcatcaatgaaccatgaaaatgaggtcaaggtcagatgaaccatataCCAGGCAGACATtaacagctaacaatgcttccatacaacaaatatagttggcctattgcttatagttaagaaaatagaccaaaacacaaaaactcaacacttagcaatgaaccgtgaaaaccaggtcaaggtcaaataaaacctgcacgactgacatatagatcataaaatatttccatacaccaaatatagttgacctatgacatatagtattagataaaaagaccaaaactcaaaaacttaactttgaccactgaaccatgaaaatgaggtcaaggtcagatgacacctgccagttggacatgtacaccttacagtcctttcatacaccgaatatactagacctattgcttatagtatctgagatatggacttgaccaccaaaacttaaccttgttcactgatccatgaaatgaggtcgaggtcaagtgaaaactgtctgacgggcatgaggaccttgcaaggtacgcacatactaaatatagttatcctattacttatagtaagagagaatttaatattacaaaaaatctgaactttttcttcaagtggtcactgaaccatgaaaatgaggtcaaggacaatggacatgtgactgacggaaacttcgtaacatgaggcatctatatacaaaatatgaagcacccaggtcttccaccttctaaaatatatagcttttaagaagtgagctaacaccgccgctgcTGTAGCCGccccggatcactatccctatgttgagctttctgcaacaaaagttgcaggctcgacaaaaatgtgaaagtgcaaggtaaTAAAATAAAGCATATTTACAATCCTATTAGAcaataaaaaagattaaatacATTTATAGTTAGTTTGCTAAATTACTTACAAAGAACACTATAATACCAAGAGTGGTCCCATATCTGATACATTTACTGTACGAAGGAACAAAAGGCTCTTctctctgaaaaaaataaatcatcctTTAAAAAAACTGACTTTGGCAAAAAGCTTTAGCACTTATCTTACACTAATAAAAATATAGATCATGgaatttgttttgaatattttggTATCCTAAATATTTACTGTTATAAACAAAAGCAAAGAGTTGCACCCATTGTTGTACTAAACATACACCTACATCCACAAACAGGCAGTAGGTTTTTGACAGATCTCACATGTTTAACATTATCATAGTAAAGCTAAGGTGACAACCAAATAAATATGATGTCATTCTGTTCAGTAGTTATAAGAAAAGTGTAAAGAAAATATTTGCTGGACAAATGGATAGACGAAACAGTTGAACAAAGGGACTGCAATATAGAGGgggttaataaaaataaaatagtaaataatTTATTCGATATCTGATATTACCTAAAAATGCAacttcaaattctttttttttttgtgaagataaaaataatttgcaataaTAAGCATGCTACCTGTAAAACATCTTCAACAAACATTTGATATAATCTTACAATTTATAATTGTACAAGCTTACTGGATAAAGTTGACCTGAACATCTACACATTAGAACATTAGACAGATTTTAATACCTTTGTGACGGGATGAGTTCTTCTGTTGCTTATAGCAGCTTCAAACTCTGGTCGTAGTGTTTCCTGtaattaaatatataacaaataaaattcagCACTAGAGAGTATTTATTCAAACTATGACATATTCTTAAAATAATTCTGGTAGGGTTATGCATTCTTAATGTCAAAGAACTTATTTCCAATATATTATCAGATGTCTCATAAACATACCATGTTGTACATATCTAGCCTTCTAAAATCTGAAGATGTTTActataatataatacaatattcctACAATAGGAGCCTACAACATTAGCTAAAAAGAAAGGAAATTTGTGcagcaatatttttgtttgtgatAGTAAATTTTGAATATTCAATGCAAAGATGAGAACAAATGAACAAGTTATAACTTGTATACCAGGTTCTAACATCAATGACTGTCACAGAATTTTACTGTTCTtcaaaaatctattttttaatcagatatgTGCATTTAATCCTTTTCAATAAACAAACAGataaaatgctttgctgagcacagcctgatatgacagcagaggttgaaccctgaacagttggggcaaatttggacacaatattcaagatTGATACCGTCTGAATTTGGAATGTGATCAACTGTTTGACATAATACAGATttttgacacaaaacaaatgtcaaaatcttacaaatctattgcgaaAAATACTGTgctgaaacttttcaaaaatttgaaatttgaagaaaaaaaatttgaaaaaaaaattgaacccttAAAAAATTTGGACAAACTTCCCCATCACTCCAACCTTTTTGAATCCCCCTTTGGAGCAATTACCCCCACACtaaatcccagccttccttttgtgatatgcaACCTTGTGATACactgtcagagagatccatacacttacacacaagttattgtcctgaaactaaaaaaatgcttgttttggcccctttattctaaaatgttggcaccataacccctAAAAGGAATCCAAACCTTTTACTTGTGGTAGTAAACAGTGTGGTAAAATTTCAGAGCAatcgaaatacttatacacaagttattatcctgaaagtagagaaatgcttgttttggggcccttttgggcccctaattccaaaacggttgggaccatcatccctgtaatcaatcccaaccttccttttgtggtattgaaccttcttattaaatttcaaagagatccattcacGTTAACTatagttattgtctggaaaccaaatgtgtctttggaTGCCATGCAGACAATGATGCGGACGACATCATACTATTATAcaatcccaaatttttttttgcagtcgtataaaaaagtAAACAGGAATATGACTTTGTTACCGGTATAGTCAATTCTACAAAAGCTCATAACAATTGACACCACACATATCACTCCAAATGTGATTTTACTGTAAGAATATGCCATTTTATCAGATCACTAACCTCTTCTGACTCAAAGTCTGCACAATCCCAGTCATACTCTAACTCATGCTGCTTCCTCTTCCAGAACTCTTGGAAGAATGATGCTGTAATCATATACAATGATAATACATCatacacacaaaatgtacatgaaaaattataaacaacaaaGGTTTAACTAAGATGTTCTATTAAATACTGACTGTTCTATGTGAATATTTAGAGGGACACACATTTATAATCTTCATCTTACAGTAGGAATtgattttgtaaatgaaaatatcaaCAAACACACCAATGACCAAAATATAAAtagtttctttaaatttgaagTCAGTTATAAATTTTTGTTGGATATGCAAGATACATTCAAATTTTATATGATGCAGTGAAAAATTCCTCCTAAACAGGTATATAATTATGATCTTTTCTGTATGAAGTCATTAGAACATATAAACAAAGCCAATAAACcttttaaacaaaatgtatttagcTACAGACTTACCCCACAAAGCCATAACTACAGCAAATATCATAGTGCCATAATTATCAAACAAGTATGTAGCTCTGGAGTATCTACAACTACTCTCAAGCTTCCAGTATGTACACCGACCATCACACAGTGGACACATTGTAAAGTTTCCTGCACCATTGGGATCACAGATGTCAttactaaacagaaaaaatgcatttatatttcaattaattgGCATTATTTTAAGATGTTAGCATACAAAAGGAAAATGAACTGTGATAATTGCATAAAGAACACAGTATTTTTTTGTGCAACCAGTTAAATTCAAATGATCATATGCTATCCTTCCAAGAAATTTGATCATAGATGGTGAAGTCTTttctatacatgtatctataaatcaataaaagcaatatttctattttctcccattgtttaaatctttaaattGACACTTAGGCAGGTGCTTTCAAACAATCTAAACCCCTTGTGTGTTTAATTGTCACAAGCAataaacagatattttttttgtgcTGTGATTAGAAGGCATTCCTTATAACATCACTTTACTCAGAGCCTTCCCAATACAGAGTTGCTTACATCTATATAATATTTCTTTgtgtgatttttgttgttgttgctttaaattgacaaaaagcttatatttttctatttgattataCCTTGGTTTGTCATCCATAAATGTAGCAAGGCCAAAAATAAACACAGCTAATCCTAAAGCTGCTGCCGGAAACAAGGCTGATGTGTAATATCCCAACCAGGCAAAATATATAGCTATCTTCTCTCCAAAATAGGTCCtgaaatatatatacagatacttattacacaaaaaaaaagaggaatatgtccatgggacacagatgatgcctccACTTGCATATATTTAGATTCGATCACTGTGAGTGTGATATGAAATTTATCTAattgagacagttaaattttaaaatttaaaacacacCCAGcgttttaatttattaaaaatttaactgtcaaGAGTTGATAAATATCCTATTACACGAGATTTGATGATAATCTAATCTTGACCAATGAATAACTGAGATCAAACCAACTacacgttgattaaataaaataatcaacatgtcAGGAAAAGGATGAATAGTGTAAGAGTTAGAGaaaacattataaagggacataactcaagaactgtaaaagtgatgaTACACAATTTTGTTCTTGATCCAAGTTTTGTGGTAATGcatatatgttttataacatctagttgaggaaaactaaagttagagaaaggaaacaaaaaattctgtaattttccatttgtaaaggggcataactctagaacagtttaagtgacgccaccaaaattcacttgatcagtgttttgtgtttttaagcaTATTGAGTAAAAGTTTCCTAACATTTGGtttaggcaaactaaagttaaagaactgACACCAATTTTGTTTTTCCGTATATATGGGAAAGGGTAAAACTAAATGCCGCCTACCCTACAACAAGGGCATAACAGTTATGTGTTCAACATGTCTTGCATAACTATGCTGTTCTCAGTGTAAATGTGAAATGATAATTGCCAAGAAACTAAGTTGATTTTTCAgtaagataaaaaacaaaatcattttttttcattaccaGGAAACCTCTGTACAAGGTTAGTAAGATTCATTGAAAGGTTGAAAAAAAATTCCTgctttaaaatctttaaataatAGGCTGCTCTAGGgccatttattaaaaaacaatgttatggtacaaggacacagttatcgtcctttggttttcgttgtctacgaatatagtccctaatgtaaacagtgtataacttggatttttaatttgatacactttatttaatgcatgaaatattaagtagggggatgaaattacatgttaaaataatttgggtgctgaatctttatgttaagtagtgatttgatccagttcaaaaaggtcaaattttattatgtctgaagctgtcaaaccgaattttagacccccttaacacagaattgtctaTATtaagagctggtagaagtttctataattttgatattatttgtcccacTAGTAGttcactacactgtaaaaatctttctgagatagagcaggtgcgattttctaatttgaatttattgtttaaaagaaatgcactacgaaataactgtgttctcgggccttaTAAGGTATTCATTACAGAATACTTATTTACTATCAGGTTTTATGTACATATTCTTGGCTGCGATTTTAATCCTTTTAACATCTTACCCCTATCAAACTAATCAATATAATCCTTTTACTTCATAATAATTACCTGACATGATCTAGAGGCTGATATTTGTACCATACTCCTGGCTTGGCCCATGTTTCATACAGCAGCTGCaatgataatttattttgtacatatatgaTAACAGAATCGTATAACCAtacataatatttgtttttcattcatttttatgccccacctacgatagtagaggggcattatgttttctggtctgtgggtccgttcctCCGTCTGTTAGTTCGTCCGCCTGTCTgtaccgcttcaggttaaagtttttgatcaaggtagtttttgatgaagctgaagacCAAACAACATGAAACTttgtacatatgttccttatgatatgatctttctaattttaatgccaaattagaatttttacccaatttcacggtccatggaaaatgatagtgcaagtggggcatccgtgtactttggataCATTCTTGTTGGTACATacattaggctgttagttttttcgtttgaattgttttacatttgacatttcaggctttttatagcagactattttggtatgggttttgctcattgttgaaggctgtacagtgacctttagtggttaatttctgtgtcatttgttcccttgtagagagttgtctcattggcaatcataccacattgttttttttcaagatacAGGCGTATTCCATAAATGAAACAAGAAATCTTTAAACTTCTTACAACTCAACTAATAATtgcactttagtttttttttaactcagtGAAATTTATAATCATGTGACATAAATATGGCAAAACATTTACATTTATAGCATACAACATGTAGTTCATGAAATTAGAGAAGCTGTAACTAAAGTAAAGAGACTACAAAATATACATACATGTCTATCATTATCTTTACCACTGGCCAGGATAGAATGTTCACTAATGTATCTACcctgaaaacaaatatatacaatggTTAGTTGGTACAGGAATCTCCCAAGTGTATTCTCTGGGAGGTATAATTTTGATAGGCCTTAGATACTTTTCAGACAGTTTGGTGAAAATGCAATGTGATAATTATGCCAAGTGTCTAGTGTTGACAAAAGGAGACCTGTGGTCTCCTTTTAGTCAATCCTTCAACTTTTGTTGAAAAAGCAAGACTTAGTGACCCTACATTTCGTCAGTAGCATCCACACATATACACTCtagtttttgatattttaaaaactttcttaaactatcctggatttctaccaaacttggacagaagcttgtttatgattaaaagatagtatccagaaataaattttgtaaaaatacattgcctgtttttctgtattttacttataaatggacttttacaatctgcagttaaagttcCTAAAACATTTATTACCTTCATTTAGTAGgggagacactgggttccgcagaaccctgACAATTTTTCTTATGATATGAGTGTTGACCTAAGCAGCTTTATCGTGTAATACATTATAACATATGTCAAGAATACTTTTATAGAAGGTcctacaatattttattttcaacagcaTAGTTACAATAAATGGGTAGAATTGATGGATGGAGAGGCTAGAAGTCTGTCAAAGacaattattgtaattttaaaagGATATTTGAAAAAGGGATGGTTAACACATGACAGTATTTTCACACCTTTTTTCTTCAGGtacattttaattcaaataattaaCTCTTAAAGTCTCATAACTACATCTTATTTTCCCATTTGCTATCAGTACAAGACAGATTATATTATAATGGAAAGAAGAGGATCTAAGACATACAATTTAATCAAATTTCTACCCATATGGACTTCTAAATAAATTAATCACTTCTTTAGGGAGAAATATTAACACTGATGAACAAGTCTCAAGATTTCTGAAGTTTGTATGTATGTAGGAAATCTGGAGACTGAACACCTGCCTTGATCCAGTACaaatgtatactgtaaattcagaaattattgcgtgcatttattattgcgattttgtcattttagactaaaatgagattttaatttttgcgatactgaaaaaaatccagtttaattcatataaaaaatttcaaaatgcgagtttaaattattgggattataaccctgtcgcattttttgcaataataaaaacaccgcaatagtttctgaatttacagtactaatatcaaaataatttgatttttgaatATTTGTGTCCCCTTTCTCTTACTTGTACAGACATTTCATCTCACTTCAAATTATTTGACAAACAATACTATAACCAGATGTGATTGAGTATAGAAACAATATTATCAGAAATCATTCAAAATATATCTGTACAAGGAGATATCTTTATATCATTAACTAATTCCAGAAACACCATTTGCTATTTCTTTAAATTATACGAGTTTGgtaattttgacaaaatagaaTCAAATTAAAGAGCTGTAATAAGTGACAACAGTCATTTCATAAAGAAGCTGGTTTTATTGGGTTAGTCCCAATTTGTGTCTACATTTTTTTACCAACTTATATAATGTATTGATATGATCTACTTACATCATGGAGAGGAAAGGCTGCTGTGTACGATCCATTATTCACCATATTTGACACTCCTAAAAGTATAATAATAAA
This genomic interval carries:
- the LOC143048063 gene encoding anoctamin-4-like isoform X12, with amino-acid sequence MKVQNDSYFLEKFELKVINEIATLYFRDKKSKIDYVLAYEDEQDEKKKERRQTFQDNLTDEGLILEFEEKENSINKKTSFVKVHCPWELLAKYAEITNMKMPLLENDMDEELTGFVEHCFSYLPSPFELSKDIIQDEPNYFTAPFNRDRVDQFIIKDKDTFFTNAQRSRIVYEILARTWFEHDKKGKKRIGVSNMVNNGSYTAAFPLHDGRYISEHSILASGKDNDRHLLYETWAKPGVWYKYQPLDHVRTYFGEKIAIYFAWLGYYTSALFPAAALGLAVFIFGLATFMDDKPSNDICDPNGAGNFTMCPLCDGRCTYWKLESSCRYSRATYLFDNYGTMIFAVVMALWASFFQEFWKRKQHELEYDWDCADFESEEETLRPEFEAAISNRRTHPVTKREEPFVPSYSKCIRYGTTLGIIVFFLCVVLAAVFGVILYRVVISGVLYASTDGVIKSRATIIASVTAACINFVIILILNFVYGRIALFLTDLEQHRTQTEWEDAFTFKMFLFQFVNYYSTVVYIAFFKGKFVGRPGDYNYSLLDKRQEECDPAGCLIEVCIQLGIIMVGKQALNNFKEILLPKIMVWFKSRKAKNEEKKEDIVYSRWEQDYNLADQPKMGLFDEYLEMVIQYGFVTIFVAAFPLAPLFALLNNIIEIRLDAYKFVTQWKRPMAARAQDIGIWFGILRGISAVAVITNAAIIAFTAEFIPKMVYRYAHSENESLEGYMNYSLSVFNVADFQKKSIPSEIPPELGNVTQCRFRGFYEPAGPHEYQFTMAYWEVLAARLAFIVVFENLVVFLTWLVMYLVPDIPYKVKMQMLRENFLSKEALYRAESIKLSPMRGGGGTDNDTNVTDRTIF
- the LOC143048063 gene encoding anoctamin-4-like isoform X13, giving the protein MSTYIPFTKVINEIATLYFRDKKSKIDYVLAYEDEQDEKKKERRQTFQDNLTDEGLILEFEEKENSINKKTSFVKVHCPWELLAKYAEITNMKMPLLENDMDEELTGFVEHCFSYLPSPFELSKDIIQDEPNYFTAPFNRDRVDQFIIKDKDTFFTNAQRSRIVYEILARTWFEHDKKGKKRIGVSNMVNNGSYTAAFPLHDGRYISEHSILASGKDNDRHLLYETWAKPGVWYKYQPLDHVRTYFGEKIAIYFAWLGYYTSALFPAAALGLAVFIFGLATFMDDKPSNDICDPNGAGNFTMCPLCDGRCTYWKLESSCRYSRATYLFDNYGTMIFAVVMALWASFFQEFWKRKQHELEYDWDCADFESEEETLRPEFEAAISNRRTHPVTKREEPFVPSYSKCIRYGTTLGIIVFFLCVVLAAVFGVILYRVVISGVLYASTDGVIKSRATIIASVTAACINFVIILILNFVYGRIALFLTDLEQHRTQTEWEDAFTFKMFLFQFVNYYSTVVYIAFFKGKFVGRPGDYNYSLLDKRQEECDPAGCLIEVCIQLGIIMVGKQALNNFKEILLPKIMVWFKSRKAKNEEKKEDIVYSRWEQDYNLADQPKMGLFDEYLEMVIQYGFVTIFVAAFPLAPLFALLNNIIEIRLDAYKFVTQWKRPMAARAQDIGIWFGILRGISAVAVITNAAIIAFTAEFIPKMVYRYAHSENESLEGYMNYSLSVFNVADFQKKSIPSEIPPELGNVTQCRFRGFYEPAGPHEYQFTMAYWEVLAARLAFIVVFENLVVFLTWLVMYLVPDIPYKVKMQMLRENFLSKEALYRAESIKLSPMRGGGGTDNDTNVTDRTIF
- the LOC143048063 gene encoding anoctamin-4-like isoform X10, producing MMQSLTTNEPTHYGAVDDKVVLLTEDSTVINEIATLYFRDKKSKIDYVLAYEDEQDEKKKERRQTFQDNLTDEGLILEFEEKENSINKKTSFVKVHCPWELLAKYAEITNMKMPLLENDMDEELTGFVEHCFSYLPSPFELSKDIIQDEPNYFTAPFNRDRVDQFIIKDKDTFFTNAQRSRIVYEILARTWFEHDKKGKKRIGVSNMVNNGSYTAAFPLHDGRYISEHSILASGKDNDRHLLYETWAKPGVWYKYQPLDHVRTYFGEKIAIYFAWLGYYTSALFPAAALGLAVFIFGLATFMDDKPSNDICDPNGAGNFTMCPLCDGRCTYWKLESSCRYSRATYLFDNYGTMIFAVVMALWASFFQEFWKRKQHELEYDWDCADFESEEETLRPEFEAAISNRRTHPVTKREEPFVPSYSKCIRYGTTLGIIVFFLCVVLAAVFGVILYRVVISGVLYASTDGVIKSRATIIASVTAACINFVIILILNFVYGRIALFLTDLEQHRTQTEWEDAFTFKMFLFQFVNYYSTVVYIAFFKGKFVGRPGDYNYSLLDKRQEECDPAGCLIEVCIQLGIIMVGKQALNNFKEILLPKIMVWFKSRKAKNEEKKEDIVYSRWEQDYNLADQPKMGLFDEYLEMVIQYGFVTIFVAAFPLAPLFALLNNIIEIRLDAYKFVTQWKRPMAARAQDIGIWFGILRGISAVAVITNAAIIAFTAEFIPKMVYRYAHSENESLEGYMNYSLSVFNVADFQKKSIPSEIPPELGNVTQCRFRGFYEPAGPHEYQFTMAYWEVLAARLAFIVVFENLVVFLTWLVMYLVPDIPYKVKMQMLRENFLSKEALYRAESIKLSPMRGGGGTDNDTNVTDRTIF
- the LOC143048063 gene encoding anoctamin-4-like isoform X11, producing MDEFLQFYEKNDCHNEKVINEIATLYFRDKKSKIDYVLAYEDEQDEKKKERRQTFQDNLTDEGLILEFEEKENSINKKTSFVKVHCPWELLAKYAEITNMKMPLLENDMDEELTGFVEHCFSYLPSPFELSKDIIQDEPNYFTAPFNRDRVDQFIIKDKDTFFTNAQRSRIVYEILARTWFEHDKKGKKRIGVSNMVNNGSYTAAFPLHDGRYISEHSILASGKDNDRHLLYETWAKPGVWYKYQPLDHVRTYFGEKIAIYFAWLGYYTSALFPAAALGLAVFIFGLATFMDDKPSNDICDPNGAGNFTMCPLCDGRCTYWKLESSCRYSRATYLFDNYGTMIFAVVMALWASFFQEFWKRKQHELEYDWDCADFESEEETLRPEFEAAISNRRTHPVTKREEPFVPSYSKCIRYGTTLGIIVFFLCVVLAAVFGVILYRVVISGVLYASTDGVIKSRATIIASVTAACINFVIILILNFVYGRIALFLTDLEQHRTQTEWEDAFTFKMFLFQFVNYYSTVVYIAFFKGKFVGRPGDYNYSLLDKRQEECDPAGCLIEVCIQLGIIMVGKQALNNFKEILLPKIMVWFKSRKAKNEEKKEDIVYSRWEQDYNLADQPKMGLFDEYLEMVIQYGFVTIFVAAFPLAPLFALLNNIIEIRLDAYKFVTQWKRPMAARAQDIGIWFGILRGISAVAVITNAAIIAFTAEFIPKMVYRYAHSENESLEGYMNYSLSVFNVADFQKKSIPSEIPPELGNVTQCRFRGFYEPAGPHEYQFTMAYWEVLAARLAFIVVFENLVVFLTWLVMYLVPDIPYKVKMQMLRENFLSKEALYRAESIKLSPMRGGGGTDNDTNVTDRTIF